One Succinispira mobilis DSM 6222 genomic window carries:
- a CDS encoding C69 family dipeptidase, protein MFINKYFSRKLIQMFIACLVVSLTLLVTPVAAATDSYQQGYDFGLTYRQEIVKNIVELDNLAQQNKVNLDELRKLAYANDALYQQILPDKVAYMQGLATATGLAYEKILIFNSSDRTITGFQGECTTFMANGKAVAGGKGTIIAKNRDVGVNALSEINIHEARRHTDNHLYKAAYIDIPQVAETYKFIGSRSAGRWGYGMGINEFQVIASDNDANSRDALDFKSGLHDNDVIRLILERAKTAREGVQVVTDLVEKYGQAWNGIMFEIGDPNEFWIVEVTGRRWVAKRYVDTFTARSNQYQITDDYDLAAKDLLSFAESQQWIKPGLKKINFRAVYGTLELYPANNDNLAQRPAMEKLYNTEMRYQRAMQLLAPQNGYISIENIMPMMRDHYDEYTLPSGKVIPMHQKPFYSSEYADWYNREWVDKWPSKDTINTSMYIRGVCGHDLGWGATMATAIMVARPEQPNELGLMLHSYMQPCLSTFVPFYVGLEQVPTAYQTPEAAFAFHGIAMRAFGNYDLYHDAIRAAFQPYETQLLKDLFYFEEEYKEEMVAKNHPGHAQELLNKFVADKAAQALQAANTAETNMQKAAAKATAWTR, encoded by the coding sequence ATGTTTATTAACAAGTATTTTTCTCGTAAACTTATTCAAATGTTTATTGCCTGTTTAGTTGTCAGCCTAACTTTATTAGTCACCCCTGTAGCTGCAGCTACAGATAGCTACCAACAAGGTTATGACTTTGGTCTAACCTACCGTCAAGAAATTGTAAAAAACATTGTTGAACTAGACAACTTAGCCCAACAAAACAAAGTTAATCTAGACGAGTTGCGTAAACTTGCCTATGCTAATGATGCTCTTTATCAACAAATTTTACCTGATAAAGTAGCCTATATGCAAGGTTTGGCTACAGCAACTGGTTTAGCCTACGAAAAAATCTTAATTTTCAACTCCTCAGATCGCACAATTACTGGTTTCCAAGGCGAATGCACTACTTTTATGGCTAATGGCAAAGCAGTAGCTGGTGGTAAAGGTACTATTATCGCCAAAAATCGTGATGTCGGTGTAAATGCGCTTTCGGAAATTAATATCCACGAAGCCCGCCGTCATACTGACAACCATCTTTATAAAGCTGCGTATATCGATATTCCTCAAGTTGCTGAAACCTATAAATTTATCGGTTCGCGCTCAGCAGGACGTTGGGGTTACGGGATGGGCATTAATGAATTTCAAGTAATCGCCTCTGATAACGATGCTAACAGTCGCGATGCCCTAGATTTTAAAAGTGGCTTACATGATAACGATGTAATTCGTCTCATTCTTGAACGCGCTAAAACTGCTCGCGAAGGTGTTCAAGTCGTTACCGATTTAGTGGAAAAATATGGTCAAGCGTGGAATGGTATCATGTTTGAAATTGGTGATCCCAACGAGTTTTGGATTGTCGAAGTAACTGGTCGACGTTGGGTAGCTAAACGCTATGTTGATACTTTTACCGCACGCTCCAATCAATACCAGATAACTGATGATTATGACCTTGCCGCAAAAGATCTCTTGTCTTTTGCCGAAAGCCAACAGTGGATAAAACCCGGTTTGAAAAAGATAAATTTCCGTGCTGTATACGGAACTTTAGAACTTTATCCAGCTAATAATGACAACCTTGCGCAACGACCTGCTATGGAAAAGCTCTATAATACAGAAATGCGTTATCAACGTGCTATGCAACTTCTCGCCCCACAAAACGGCTATATTTCCATAGAAAATATTATGCCGATGATGCGCGATCATTATGATGAATATACTCTGCCTAGCGGTAAAGTAATACCTATGCACCAAAAACCTTTCTATAGCAGTGAATATGCTGATTGGTACAATCGCGAATGGGTAGACAAGTGGCCTAGCAAAGATACTATTAATACCTCTATGTATATTCGTGGTGTTTGTGGCCATGACTTGGGTTGGGGTGCTACTATGGCTACGGCAATTATGGTCGCTCGTCCTGAACAACCCAATGAATTAGGACTTATGCTACACAGCTATATGCAACCTTGTTTAAGTACTTTCGTACCTTTCTATGTAGGTTTAGAACAAGTGCCTACAGCTTACCAAACTCCTGAAGCAGCTTTTGCCTTCCACGGCATTGCTATGCGTGCCTTCGGCAATTATGATTTGTATCACGATGCTATTCGTGCCGCTTTCCAGCCTTATGAAACGCAATTGCTGAAAGACCTTTTCTACTTTGAAGAAGAATATAAAGAAGAAATGGTAGCTAAAAATCATCCAGGCCACGCCCAAGAACTGTTAAATAAATTTGTAGCTGACAAAGCGGCGCAAGCTTTGCAAGCTGCAAATACTGCTGAAACTAATATGCAAAAAGCTGCTGCTAAAGCTACTGCTTGGACTAGGTAG
- the uvrB gene encoding excinuclease ABC subunit UvrB: MQFKIQAPFALAGDQIQAVAELTAGLQVNKKHQVLLGATGTGKTFTIANVIQNVQKPTLVIAHNKTLAAQLASEFKSFFPENAVEYFVSYYDYYQPEAYIPNTDTYIEKDASINQEIDKLRHSATSSLCERRDVIVVASVSCIYGLGSPDEYYNLVLSLRLGQQISRQDILRKLVDIQYQRNDIEFARGTFRVRGDVIEVLPAGVNDVAIRIEMFGEEIDALTEMNIITGEILARRNHVAIYPASHYVTSKENLQRAIGDIKVELAERLQYFQAHGKLLEAQRLEQRTNYDIEMMQEMGYCSGIENYSRHLSQRPAGEGPFTLIDYFPEDFLLVIDEAHVTIPQVRAMYAGDRSRKDMLVNYGFRLPSAYDNRPLKFEEFVARLNQVIYVSATPADYELNLSEATVEQIIRPTGLLDPVVEVRATAGQIDNLLSEIYQVVSRREKVLVTTLTKKMAEELTAYLKEMSVRVQYLHSDIHTLQRAELIDDLKQDKYDVLVGVNLLREGLDLPEVSLVIILDADKEGFLRSRTSMIQTIGRAARNENGKVIMYADNITKSMQAAIEETNRRREKQIAYNTQHNIKPKSIKKDFRQLITTTKVSEEEANYNAKTGKKTAPKLTVKQLQTMIKKLTKQMQVAAKEWNFEEAKELRDQITKLQAQLPK; this comes from the coding sequence ATGCAATTTAAAATACAAGCGCCATTTGCTTTGGCGGGAGATCAAATACAAGCTGTAGCAGAATTGACAGCAGGCTTGCAAGTTAACAAAAAACATCAAGTTTTACTGGGCGCCACTGGTACTGGGAAAACTTTTACAATTGCCAATGTCATCCAAAATGTGCAAAAACCTACTTTGGTAATAGCTCATAATAAGACTTTAGCAGCCCAATTAGCAAGTGAGTTTAAAAGTTTTTTTCCGGAAAATGCTGTGGAATATTTTGTTTCATACTATGACTATTATCAGCCAGAAGCCTATATTCCTAATACGGATACTTATATAGAAAAAGATGCTTCCATTAATCAAGAAATAGATAAATTGCGCCACTCTGCTACTAGCTCACTGTGTGAACGGCGGGACGTAATTGTTGTGGCCAGTGTATCTTGCATTTATGGACTTGGATCGCCAGATGAGTATTATAATTTGGTGTTATCTTTAAGATTGGGACAACAAATTTCACGACAAGATATTTTGCGTAAATTAGTCGATATTCAGTATCAACGCAATGATATAGAGTTTGCACGGGGGACTTTTCGAGTGCGGGGAGACGTCATCGAAGTTTTGCCAGCGGGTGTAAATGATGTGGCTATTAGAATAGAAATGTTTGGCGAGGAAATTGATGCGCTAACAGAGATGAATATTATAACTGGAGAAATTTTAGCACGGAGAAATCATGTTGCCATTTACCCAGCTTCGCATTATGTAACATCTAAGGAAAATTTGCAACGGGCAATTGGCGATATAAAAGTCGAATTAGCAGAGCGACTACAATATTTTCAAGCACACGGAAAATTATTAGAAGCGCAGCGCCTGGAACAACGCACAAATTATGATATTGAAATGATGCAGGAAATGGGTTATTGTTCAGGAATTGAAAATTACTCAAGGCATTTATCGCAGCGACCAGCGGGTGAAGGACCTTTTACTTTGATAGATTATTTTCCAGAAGACTTTTTGTTAGTTATTGATGAAGCACATGTAACTATTCCTCAAGTTAGAGCAATGTATGCTGGCGATCGGTCGCGTAAAGATATGTTAGTTAACTATGGATTTCGCTTGCCTTCGGCCTATGATAATCGTCCACTTAAATTTGAGGAATTTGTAGCTAGGCTTAATCAAGTTATCTATGTTTCGGCAACACCAGCTGATTACGAACTTAACTTATCAGAAGCCACGGTAGAGCAAATTATTAGACCCACGGGCCTGTTAGACCCTGTGGTAGAGGTGCGAGCCACGGCTGGGCAAATAGATAACTTATTAAGTGAGATCTATCAAGTTGTAAGTCGAAGAGAAAAAGTTTTAGTAACGACATTAACAAAAAAAATGGCAGAGGAATTAACAGCCTACTTAAAAGAAATGAGTGTACGGGTGCAATATTTGCATTCAGATATTCATACTCTACAGCGGGCAGAGTTGATAGATGATTTAAAGCAAGATAAATATGATGTGCTAGTTGGAGTAAATTTGTTGCGCGAAGGGTTAGATTTGCCAGAAGTTTCTTTGGTGATAATTTTAGATGCCGATAAAGAGGGGTTTTTGCGTTCTAGAACCTCGATGATTCAAACTATTGGGCGGGCAGCTCGTAATGAAAACGGCAAAGTAATAATGTACGCCGATAATATAACCAAGTCGATGCAAGCGGCAATTGAAGAAACTAATCGGCGGCGAGAAAAACAAATAGCTTATAATACTCAGCACAATATTAAGCCTAAAAGTATCAAAAAAGATTTTCGTCAATTAATTACGACTACCAAGGTTAGTGAAGAGGAAGCGAATTACAATGCCAAAACAGGTAAGAAAACAGCTCCTAAACTAACAGTAAAGCAACTGCAAACTATGATAAAAAAACTTACAAAACAAATGCAAGTGGCCGCAAAAGAATGGAATTTTGAAGAAGCTAAAGAATTGCGCGATCAAATTACCAAATTGCAAGCACAATTGCCGAAATAG